The stretch of DNA ACTCCCAGACTGCGTACAGTGCTTTCTTCCAATTGAAATAAGTCCAGAATGGAAGTTTTCCATAAGATAATGGGTACTAGAACGAGAAACCATGGTACCATGGTGACAATATATTTCCAATTGGCATGAAGCAGGCTGCCCATACTCCAAACTGTTGCAGCGTGGAAATCAGCAGGATTCATTTTCAATGTAAGATAAAAAGACAAGGCTCCCAATCCTGACCCTAGAGCTATTCCGTTTAATAAAAAGCGTTGAGAGTCAAGTCGCCCTTCTTTCCAGGAAAAAAGATAGACAAACAATGAAGCTGCCAGACCACCAATAAGTCCGAAAAAAGGCATAGCCAATATAGCCAGCCAATTGGCTCCATTGAGAGCGTCCCGGTAAAAAAACATAAAAATAACCATGGCAAAGCCCGCTCCGGCATTTACCCCCAATATTCCAGGATCAGCCAGTCCGTTGCGGGATATCCCCTGCAAAACAGCCCCGGATACGCCCAGCCCCGCACCAACTAATGCGGCAATCACAATCCTGGGCAGTCTGAATTGATAAATTAGCACCTCATATTCGCCGCTTGGATAAGTTCCCAGCAGTATTTGACAAACATCCATAACAGAAAGCTCGGGTATCCCATAACTGAGGCTGCTGTAGACAACAAGTGCCAGCACTCCCATTCCTGCAAGCAGAATCCCGATAAAGCGTCTTTCATCATAGTCAAACAAGCTCATTCCCCCCCTCTCTTTCTCGCCAGATATAAAAAGAAGGGTACACCGACCAGAGAAGTAAGCACTCCAACAGGGGTTTCAAAAGGATAATTCAGAAAGCGGCTCAGAATATCGGAGATAGTCAGAAAGACAGCTCCCAGCACACCCGAACAGGGAATAATCCATTTATAATCAGCACCAACAAAAAAACGGGTAATATGAGGAATAATGAGTCCGACAAAGGCAATCTTGCCAGCCAAAGCCACTGCACTGCCCGTCAGCAGCATGACTGCGGCAGCGGATAAAATTTTAATGAGGCCGGTTCGCTGACCTAAACTAACAGCCACCTCTGTTCCCAACGAGAGCACAGTAACTGATCTTGCCAGACAAATAGCTGATAACAATCCGGCTGCAATAAACGGGAATGCCAATTGTACCTGGTCAAGCTGCAGTTGATGCAGCCGAGCATGGTACCAAAAGCTAATATCTTGGGAAATCTGGAAATATGCAGCCAATGCTGCAGCCAAACTACTCAAAAAGGTACCGATGATAGTTCCCAAAATGGCCAGTCTCACCGGCGCCAATCCATTTGGCAGCAGAGCTCCCAGTCCAAATACGCTTACGGCACCGAGCGCCGACCCGGCAAAAGAAAAAAAAATTTGCTCCATTGCTGAAGCCTGTGGCAGTAAAATCATGCTCACTGTAACGGCTAAAACCGACCCATCACTAACCCCCATAATCCCGGGCGAAGCCAAATAATTTCTGGTAATTCCCTGCATTAAAGCTCCCGAAACAGCCAATGCCCCACCAATTAATAAAGCTCCGGCTACTCTGGGAAGACGGGAGTTTATAATAATCTGATGGTCCACATTCGCAGGATTAAATTGAAAAACTGCTGCTTGAACAGTAGCAAAGTCAATATCTTTGACCCCATATAGCAAGGATAAGCCTGCTACACAAAGGATTAGAGGCGGAGCCGTTAACAAAATCATATAAGAAATATAGTTTCTACGCTTCATGCTTTCACTCGCTTTATGCATTTATTGGGACAACTTTTCCACGGCCGCCTGGATAAACTGAATTTTACCACCGATAGCAACTCCCTGAATCAGCGGATTCACAACATTAATAAAGACCCGATTATTTTTTACCGCTTTCATGCTTTGCCAGACTGGATTGCGCTGCAAATCTTCCACCACATTTTGCTTGGCCGGGCTTTCACTCACCTCATATTGTAAAAAAATGTAGTCCGGATCCATTTCACTGAATTTCTCCAGCGAAAGAACTTCCTGCGCTTTTGCTGCTTTGATTTCTTTCGGTATTGGAAATCCGAGGTCTTTATAAAGAATTTCATTGAAAAACAAATCAGCTGGATAAATGCAAATATTCCCCGCCCGGATGCGTATAGCGACAACTTTATTAGTCTTTATGTCTGCAGGCAGACTGACTTGGGCAGCTGTCACTTGCTGCGAATATTCTTTGATAATCGCTTCAGCCTGCTGCTGCTTACCAGTTAATTCCCCAAGAAAGCGTAAATTAGCTTCACCATTACCCGGGAAATGTGATAAAGGAATGGTGGGTGCAATCTTTTTAAATTGCTCTGCCACGACTGGCGAAAACTTATCACTGCTTAAAATAATATCAGGCTTAACTTTTAAAACAGCTTCCAAGTTTGGCTGCATTCTTTCACCAATGGGTTTAGCATTTTGGGTAATTTCATTAAAAAATGCTGGAAACGTTCCGCCAATTGTCATCACACCAGCCGGTTTAACCCCTAATACCAATAGATCCTCCAAGACTTCCAAGGCTCCGGCAACCACGATCTTGTCGGGCTTAGTGGGCACGGTATAGTCCTGACCTAAATATTGAAGATTTCTCAACACTGCCTGCCGCGATGCTGCAACCGTTGCTTCAGCCCGCCACGATGCTTTGAAAATCCCAGTGATAAGGGCTATCACAGTTAGCCCAAGTCCCCCCCATATCCACCATCTTCTTCTCAATATTTACCCCTCCCTGACCTTAGAATTCCATCGCATAATCATCTATCTCTAACAATATTGATTTTAATTTTATATCGATATTGATATTCATTATCATTCTGTTTTTATAAAAAAATCCCTTTTTTGATTTGGTTGAAATTATAACCAAAGCGAATTCAGCATGCCATGGCTTATG from Sporomusaceae bacterium FL31 encodes:
- a CDS encoding ferrichrome ABC transporter permease, coding for MKRRNYISYMILLTAPPLILCVAGLSLLYGVKDIDFATVQAAVFQFNPANVDHQIIINSRLPRVAGALLIGGALAVSGALMQGITRNYLASPGIMGVSDGSVLAVTVSMILLPQASAMEQIFFSFAGSALGAVSVFGLGALLPNGLAPVRLAILGTIIGTFLSSLAAALAAYFQISQDISFWYHARLHQLQLDQVQLAFPFIAAGLLSAICLARSVTVLSLGTEVAVSLGQRTGLIKILSAAAVMLLTGSAVALAGKIAFVGLIIPHITRFFVGADYKWIIPCSGVLGAVFLTISDILSRFLNYPFETPVGVLTSLVGVPFFLYLARKRGGE
- the feuA gene encoding iron-uptake system-binding protein; translation: MRRRWWIWGGLGLTVIALITGIFKASWRAEATVAASRQAVLRNLQYLGQDYTVPTKPDKIVVAGALEVLEDLLVLGVKPAGVMTIGGTFPAFFNEITQNAKPIGERMQPNLEAVLKVKPDIILSSDKFSPVVAEQFKKIAPTIPLSHFPGNGEANLRFLGELTGKQQQAEAIIKEYSQQVTAAQVSLPADIKTNKVVAIRIRAGNICIYPADLFFNEILYKDLGFPIPKEIKAAKAQEVLSLEKFSEMDPDYIFLQYEVSESPAKQNVVEDLQRNPVWQSMKAVKNNRVFINVVNPLIQGVAIGGKIQFIQAAVEKLSQ